aaagaatgttttttttaaagaactaAATCAACTCATAAAAATGAAGCAATGCTAATTGAacacaaaattacaaaatttcaatAGCAAAGTTTCAAATCATACCAGAAGAAAATTCATTAGGGAGGTTCTTGATAGCACTCAAAATCTGATTATTTGATCCTTCCACTTCCTTGCAGCCAGGTCTATAACAAGGAACCAACACAGCAAAACTACCGTCAgactcatcatcatcatcactgACAAAATCAGAGCCATGAGGCTCTAACCACCCAATAGACCAATCTGAATCATCAGATTCAGAGCCTGATAAACAACCACCACCACCATCAGATGGTACTAAAACAACATCATACTCTCTATCAATTCTCCTCTCTTCCCTACTATGCCACTTCTTTCTAACCCTTCTGTTAGATGGAGCCATCTTTGTTCCCTTCATCAAAGGAAACTTCAAAGACTCTCTTTCTTTCATTGAAAAACACCATTCAGAAGATGAATTTCCATTAACAACAGTCTCTTTCTCCTTACTACCACCCCATAACCACCAAGACAAACGTGTCAAAGACACAGCCATAGttacaaattttcaattttttccaaTAGCAATTGCAAAGCTAAAGGGTTACAAGTTACATCAATGAATGAAGAAGATCTTTAGGAATCCAATTATTTGTGAAAAATTGGAAGCCAAAAAAATTGAGAGACAGAATGGCCAGTGGTTTTCTGCCTGTTGCAGTGACCACTATATTAGGAAAAATGATCCATTCATTACCAAAAAAGgatatcaatcaataaataaattcaacccAACAAAAGCCTATTAATATCAATACCAATTGATAAAAgccaa
This region of Cicer arietinum cultivar CDC Frontier isolate Library 1 chromosome 8, Cicar.CDCFrontier_v2.0, whole genome shotgun sequence genomic DNA includes:
- the LOC101496149 gene encoding uncharacterized protein; the encoded protein is MAVSLTRLSWWLWGGSKEKETVVNGNSSSEWCFSMKERESLKFPLMKGTKMAPSNRRVRKKWHSREERRIDREYDVVLVPSDGGGGCLSGSESDDSDWSIGWLEPHGSDFVSDDDDESDGSFAVLVPCYRPGCKEVEGSNNQILSAIKNLPNEFSSAGNNYMEQWLASLQNFGA